One Drosophila santomea strain STO CAGO 1482 chromosome X, Prin_Dsan_1.1, whole genome shotgun sequence DNA segment encodes these proteins:
- the LOC120456999 gene encoding phosphatidylinositol 4-kinase alpha isoform X1, with protein MTMTASDKYSYQRTVLCLARVLAGIQPTPWEKVQTLFRYCPQENAAGVFCLDTRAQDAVIALGIYFLEGGCQHEGQIVPYLLRLAKCLPKAVWIDDARSTKVERVRIPSAEKFSFCLNTLLSDIAAKCPDCREEIILNQVETLSALANIVKSSRDSSSAPPPIILCKATVPLLFGLARSMGRYASNDPPLLCRIFPPELLPIQKSGGRDGTGSNSSASGTCGGSFSSSERLAATHHFRPIIPRSMSGSLAQAQNASYDDGRQRSAGGKPSKPSLQSYFSVPYDPRTHFFTRYGSSFNQFPNMRVCESPTKGGPRPLYRVPPFPIQHLQTIFAVSKKLLTKDTLEHLDEQASDIFSLHQIKGYCYKSFSETLNLVLVTLLRELLQHQVDLPTPFTKDVQEFVKRLFLNGQTELQNKQQDQERERREENGIAVVNKYKVNVMANAACVDLLVWAIRDETVDVDYNVPSLQNGLQFLLKKEADKLCGRLSQKLNLELSHKIVMDHMPLLMVCLEGLGKLAHKFPNIAGTSISYLRDFLVAPSPILGKLHDHAMQSLAQQKKEKELTPFKIAVQHSDSRTAVVIYGDNQKLPGSGTGRSGHAAFESLRDAAIENLSIALRAAHTLDQFCVPALVANVSNRLFTAEKSGSESQGECHKSNLVSLNIIVMLGHVAVALKDTSKTTQNILQFFIQRFCKVPSEQNALIVDQLGCMIISQCETHVFDEIMKMFSRVTVQSASLAYTSDPEHRKQFHHVSDAVVNALGNIAANIQGDAEMLELLGKLLELFVQIGLDGERSYDNTPGAQKASSRAGNLGMLIPVIAVLVRRLPPIKNPRQRLHKLFKDFWAYCVVMGFTNARLWPADWYQGVQQIAAKSPLLISQTAHKSDMRELNYTLAIKSDSVNELRSQILVLLEHTSDNVATAINKLSFAQCTYLLSVYWLEMLRVENADEPSLEPIMSYLCDTALQRDKTGIWQCVKCVADQVFEKFRNVLYAHDEIREKVLESQATLLLVYFNHIHKPIQVVADQYLSFLVDRFPHLLWNRRVLWCMLDILQLLAYSLSLDPNEETPTLRVVSTPYTLQLMDSLPARELRLKDFADRCQGIVNEAMKWAPRSTRSHLQEYPNQIPTPVLAHHSGLALAFDSVVSSSALLTGTMSKRPSCVNSDTPRFVSVLCLRSKYAGEISGLLSVLSEKDKAGLADRLVSDVWEACAEKSDARHRGALWRATAYLIICSEISRKLLHAVASSQLELFTESAMETAVECWQWVLTARQDLELCFIQEMVSAWQTTFEKRMGLFAWETEVTNPLAAYEGCKLVSKPILIAPHLIWLQLLSEMVDTAKYCNRDKVEMFCLLLHRCLPILKSSKQNRQVSTVGCRFKLLQCGLSLLQGNTIPKSLSRNILRERIYSNALDYFCGPTTCPNQSREQLLEDIMILLKFWQTMRSEKKHLVTSEVGDYDLTNASVSSTQMLAVRNNPETASLISGSGLANDYTRSMSASGNAVGMGVGAAGGGSSSGWYNTIPHSTSTLSKRSNRSKRLQYQKDSYDKDYMKKRSMILELLAVELEFLITWYNPNCLPDLMVPGEEQITEWRNRPYKPNVWRDYARLAWCYNPALAVFLPQRIKNAEIIDEEVSRLVCSDPIAVCHIPEALKYLCTTKNLLLESPDLVYILSWSPVTPIQALAYFSRQYPSHPLTAQYAVKTLSSYPAESVLPYIPQLVQALRHDTMGYVVEFIKNISRRSQIVAHQLIWNMQTNMYMDEDQQHRDPNLYEALDQLSQSIIASFSGAAKRFYEREFDFFGKITAVSGEIRSFAKGIERKNACLAALSRIKVQGGCYLPSNPEAMVLDIDYSSGTPMQSAAKAPYLARFRVYRCGITELETRAMEVSNNPNSQEDAKMTLGVESWQAAIFKVGDDVRQDMLALQVITIFKNIFQQVGLDLFLFPYRVVATAPGCGVIECVPNAKSRDQLGRQTDSGLSEYFQHQYGDESSKEFQAARANFVKSMAAYSLIGYLLQIKDRHNGNIMIDKDGHIIHIDFGFMFESSPGGNIGFEPDMKLTDEMVMIMGGKMDSPAFKWFSELCVQAFLAVRPYQNAIVSLVSLMLDTGLPCFRGQTINLLRQRFVATKNNKEAAAHMLAVIRNSYQNFRTRTYDMIQYYQNQIPY; from the exons ATGACGATGACCGCCTCGGATAAATACTCGTACCAGCGCACCGTGCTCTGCCTGGCCCGCGTTCTGGCGGGGATTCAGCCCACTCCCTGGGAGAAG GTGCAGACCCTGTTCCGGTATTGCCCGCAGGAGAATGCAGCCGGAGTGTTTTGCCTGGACACGCGGGCCCAGGATGCCGTGATTGCGCTGGGCATCTACTTTCTGGAAGGCGGCTGCCAGCACGAGGGCCAGATTGTGCCCTATCTGCTGCGTCTGGCCAAGTGTCTGCCCAAGGCCGTCTGGATTGACGATGCGCGAAGCACAAAAGTCGAAC GCGTGCGCATACCGTCGGCGGAAAAGTTCAGCTTCTGTTTGAACACCCTGCTGTCGGACATAGCGGCCAAATGTCCAGATTGCCGCGAGGAGATCATCCTCAACCAGGTGGAAACGCTGAGCGCTCTGGCCAACATAGTCAAGTCGAGCAGAGACAGCAGCTCGGCGCCGCCGCCCATTATCCTGTGCAAGGCGACGGTGCCGCTGCTCTTCGGCCTCGCCCGTTCGATGGGTCGCTATGCCAGCAACGATCCGCCGCTGCTGTGCCGCATTTTCCCGCCCGAGCTGCTGCCCATCCAGAAGAGCGGTGGCCGCGACGGCACCGGCTCGAACAGCAGCGCCAGTGGCACCTGCGGCGGCTCCTTCAGCAGCAGCGAGCGCCTGGCGGCCACGCATCACTTCCGACCCATCATACCTCGCTCCATGTCCGGCAGTCTGGCGCAGGCCCAGAACGCCAGCTACGATGATGGACGGCAGCGGTCCGCGGGCGGTAAGCCCAGCAAGCCCTCGCTGCAGAGCTACTTCTCGGTGCCGTACGATCCGCGGACGCACTTCTTCACACGCTACGGCTCCAGCTTCAACCAGTTCCCCAACATGCGTGTCTGCGAATCGCCGACGAAGGGCGGCCCACGACCGCTGTATCGAGTGCCACCGTTTCCCATCCAGCATCTGCAGACGATATTCGCGGTGTCCAAGAAGCTGCTGACCAAGGACACGCTGGAGCATCTTGATGAGCAGGCCAGCGATATATTCTCGCTGCACCAAATCAAGGGCTATTGTTACAAGAGCTTCTCGGAAACGCTGAACCTGGTGCTGGTCACCTTGCTGCGGGAATTGCTGCAGCATCAGGTGGACCTGCCGACGCCGTTCACCAAGGATGTGCAGGAGTTCGTGAAGCGGCTCTTCCTCAACGGGCAGACGGAGCTGCAGAACaagcagcaggatcaggagcgGGAGCGGCGCGAGGAGAACGGCATTGCGGTGGTCAACAAGTACAAGGTCAATGTGATGGCCAATGCGGCGTGTGTCGACCTGCTAGTGTGGGCCATTCGCGACGAAACGG TTGACGTCGACTATAATGTGCCATCCCTGCAGAATGGCttgcaatttttattgaaGAAAG AGGCGGACAAGCTGTGCGGTCGACTGTCGCAGAAACTGAACCTGGAGCTCAGCCACAAGATCGTGATGGATCACATGCCGCTGCTGATGGTCTGCCTGGAGGGACTGGGCAAGCTGGCGCACAAGTTTCCCAACATTGCTGGCACCTCGATCTCCTATCTGCGCGACTTCCTTGTGGCGCCCAGTCCCATTCTGGGCAAGCTCCACGACCATGCCATGCAATCGCTGGCCCagcagaagaaggagaaggaacTGACGCCCTTCAAGATCGCCGTCCAGCACTCGGACTCCCGAACGGCGGTCGTCATCTACGGCGATAACCAGAAGCTGCCTGGCAGCGGCACCGGGCGCAGTGGTCATGCTGCATTCGAGTCACTGCGCGATGCGGCCATCGAGAATCTATCGATCGCCCTGAGGGCTGCCCACACACTGGACCAGTTCTGTGTGCCGGCTCTGGTGGCCAACGTGTCCAATCGACTCTTCACCGCCGAGAAGTCGGGCAG TGAATCGCAAGGCGAGTGCCACAAATCCAATCTGGTCAGTCTCAACATCATTGTGATGCTGGGCCACGTGGCCGTGGCGCTCAAGGACACCTCGAAGACCACACAGAACATCCTACAGTTCTTCATCCAGCGCTTCTGCAAGGTGCCCTCGGAGCAGAACGCCCTCATTGTGGATCAGCTGGGCTGCATGATCATCTCGCAGTGCGAGACGCATGTCTTCGATGAGATCATGAAGATGTTCTCGCGCGTCACCGTGCAATCGGCATCGTTGGCCTACACCTCGGATCCGGAGCACCGCAAGCAGTTCCATCACGTTTCGGATGCGGTGGTCAATGCATTGGGCAACATAGCGGCCAACATTCAGGGGGATGCCGAGATGCTGGAGCTGTTGGGCAAGCTGCTGGAGCTGTTCGTCCAGATCGGTTTGGATGGCGAGCGCAGCTACGACAATACACCGGGCGCCCAGAAGGCCAGCTCACGTGCTGGTAATCTGGGCATGCTGATACCGGTGATTGCGGTACTGGTGCGCCGCCTGCCGCCGATCAAGAATCCCCGCCAGCGGCTGCACAAGCTCTTCAAGGACTTCTGGGCCTACTGTGTCGTCATGGGCTTCACTAACGCACGCCTTTGGCCAGCCGATTGGTACCAGGGTGTGCAGCAGATAGCGGCCAAGTCGCCGCTGCTCATCTCGCAGACCGCTCACAAGTCCGACATGCGGGAGCTCAACTACACGCTGGCCATCAAGAGCGACTCGGTGAACGAGCTGCGCAGCCAGATTCTGGTGCTGCTCGAGCACACGTCGGACAATGTGGCCACCGCGATCAACAAGCTCTCCTTTGCGCAGTGCACGTACCTACTGAGTGTCTACTGGCTGGAGATGCTGCGCGTGGAGAATGCGGATGAGCCCAGTCTGGAGCCGATCATGAGCTACCTCTGCGACACGGCGCTGCAGCGGGACAAGACGGGCATCTGGCAGTGCGTCAAGTG CGTTGCCGACCAGGTCTTCGAGAAGTTCCGCAATGTTCTATACGCCCACGACGAGATCCGCGAAAAGGTGCTGGAGTCGCAGGCCACCCTGCTGCTGGTCTACTTCAATCACATCCACAAGCCCATCCAGGTGGTGGCCGATCAGTATCTCTCCTTCCTGGTTGATCGCTTTCCCCACTTGCTCTGGAATCGTCGCGTGCTGTGGTGCATGCTGGACATCTTGCAACTGCTGGCCTACTCCCTCAGTCTCGATCCCAACGAGGAGACGCCCACATTGCGCGTGGTCTCGACGCCCTACACGCTGCAGTTGATGGACTCGCTGCCGGCGCGAGAGCTGCGCCTCAAGGACTTCGCGGATCGGTGTCAGGGCATTGTGAACGAAGCCATGAAGTGGGCGCCGCGATCCACGCGCTCGCACCTGCAGGAGTACCCCAACCAGATACCCACGCCCGTGCTGGCGCACCACAGCGGCTTGGCGCTGGCCTTCGACTCGGTGGTGAGCAGCAGTGCCCTGCTCACGGGCACCATGAGCAAGCGGCCGAGCTGCGTGAACTCCGATACGCCGAGATTCGTGTCGGTCCTGTGCCTGCGCAGCAAATACGCCGGCGAGATAAGCGGCTTGTTGTCCGTGCTCAGTGAGAAGGACAAGGCCGGACTGGCGGATCGACTGGTCAGCGATGTGTGGGAGGCGTGTGCCGAGAAGAGCGACGCCCGTCATCGTGGCGCCCTTTGGCGGGCCACTGCCTATCTGATCATATGCTCGGAGATCAGCCGCAAACTACTGCATGCGGTGGCCAGTTCGCAGCTGGAGCTGTTCACCGAGTCGGCAATGGAGACGGCCGTTGAGTGCTGGCAATGGGTGCTGACTGCCCGCCAGGATCTGGAGCTGTGCTTCATCCAGGAGATGGTCAGCGCCTGGCAGACGACATTCGAGAAGCGCATGGGCTTGTTTGCGTGGGAAACGGAGGTCACCAATCCCCTAGCCGCCTACGAAGGCTGCAAGCTGGTCAGCAAGCCCATACTGATTGCACCGCATCTGATTTGGCTGCAGTTGCTCTCCGAGATGGTGGACACAGCCAAGTATTGCAACCGGGACAAGGTGGAGATGTTCTGCCTACTGCTGCACCGATGTCTTCCCATTCTCAAGAGCAGCAAGCAGAACCGTCAGGTGTCCACCGTTGGCTGTCGCTTCAAGCTGCTGCAGTGCGGACTGTCGCTGCTGCAGGGCAACACCATTCCGAAGTCCCTCTCCCGAAATATTCTCCGCGAGCGTATATACTCCAATGCGCTGGACTACTTCTGCGGCCCAACCACGTGTCCGAATCAGAGCAGGGAGCAACTGCTGGAGGACATCATGATATTGCTGAAGTTCTGGCAAACGATGCGCAGTGAGAAGAAGCACCTGGTGACCTCCGAAGTGGGTGACTACGATCTGACAAATGCCTCGGTGAGCTCCACGCAAATGCTGGCAGTGCGCAATAATCCGGAAACGGCTTCCCTGATCAGCGGCAGTGGCCTGGCCAACGACTATACGCGCTCCATGAGCGCCAGTGGCAATGCAGTGGGCATGGGCGTGGGCGCAGCTGGCGGCGGGAGCAGCAGTGGCTGGTACAACACCATTCCTCACTCCACGTCCACGCTGTCGAAACGTTCGAATCGCTCCAAGCGGCTGCAGTATCAGAAGGACTCGTACGACAAAGACTACATGAAGAAGCGCAGCATGATCCTTGAGCTGCTGGCCGTCGAGCTCGAGTTCCTCATCACCTGGTACAATCCCAATTGCCTGCCGGATCTTATGGTGCCAG GCGAGGAACAGATCACGGAGTGGCGCAACCGGCCGTACAAGCCGAACGTTTGGCGGGACTACGCCCGTCTCGCCTGGTGCTACAACCCGGCGCTAGCTGTCTTCCTGCCGCAGCGGATCAAGAACGCGGAGATCATCGATGAGGAGGTGTCGCGGCTGGTCTGCTCCGATCCCATAGCGGTGTGCCACATACCCGAGGCGCTCAAGTACCTGTGCACCACCAAGAACCTGCTGCTGGAGAGCCCAGATCTGGTCTACATACTCTCCTGGTCGCCAGTGACGCCCATCCAGGCGCTCGCCTACTTCTCGCGCCAATATCCATCGCATCCGCTGACCGCCCAGTATGCTGTAAAGACCCTGTCCTCGTATCCGGCGGAATCGGTGCTGCCGTATATACCACAACTGGTGCAGGCACTGCGTCACGATACCATGGGCTATGTGGTGGAGTTTATTAAGAATATATCGCGGCGATCGCAGATTGTGGCGCACCAGTTGATCTGGAACATGCAGACGAACATGTACATGGACGAGGATCAGCAGCACAGGGATCCCAATCTGTACGAGGCACTCGATCAGCTATCGCAAAGTATTATCGCCTCGTTTTCGGGCGCCGCCAAGCGATTCTACGAGCGCGAATTCGATTTCTTTGGCAAGATAACGGCCGTCTCCGGCGAGATTCGCTCGTTTGCCAAGGGCATTGAGCGGAAGAACGCATGCCTGGCGGCGCTCAGCAGGATCAAGGTGCAGGGCGGCTGTTACCTGCCCTCCAATCCGGAGGCCATGGTGCTGGACATCGACTACAGCAGCGGCACGCCCATGCAAAGTGCGGCCAAGGCGCCGTATTTGGCCAGGTTCCGCGTGTATCGTTGCGGCATCACGGAGCTGGAGACGCGCGCCATGGAGGTGTCCAATAATCCG AACTCGCAGGAGGACGCCAAGATGACGCTGGGCGTGGAGTCCTGGCAGGCGGCCATTTTCAAGGTGGGCGACGATGTGCGCCAGGACATGCTGGCCCTCCAGGTGATCACCATCTTCAAGAACATCTTCCAGCAGGTGGGCCTCGATCTGTTTCTGTTCCCCTACCGCGTTGTGGCCACCGCTCCAGGG TGCGGCGTAATCGAGTGCGTGCCGAATGCCAAGTCGCGGGATCAGCTCGGCCGACAGACGGACAGTGGCCTATCCGAGTATTTCCAGCATCAGTACGGCGACGAGAGCTCCAAGGAGTTCCAGGCGGCGCGCGCCAACTTTGTCAAGTCGATGGCGGCCTACTCCCTGATTGGTTATCTGCTGCAGATCAAGGATCGCCACAATGGCAACATCATGATCGACAAGGATGGCCACATCATACACATAG ATTTTGGCTTTATGTTCGAGTCCTCGCCAGGCGGCAACATCGGCTTCGAGCCGGACATGAAGCTGACCGACGAAATGGTCATGATCATGGGCGGCAAGATGGACTCGCCGGCCTTCAAGTGGTTCAGCGAGCTGTGCGTGCAGGCCTTCCTCGCCGTTCGTCCGTACCAGAACGCGATCGTGTCGCTAGTATCCCTGATGTTGGACACTGGGCTGCCCTGCTTTCGCGGCCAGACGATCAATCTGCTGCGGCAGCGGTTCGTGGCCACCAAGAACAACAAGGAGGCGGCCGCCCACATGCTGGCTGTCATCCGTAACTCGTACCAGAACTTCCGCACGCGTACCTACGACATGATTCAGTACTACCAGAACCAGATACCCTATTAA